CGAGATCAGTTCCGCAATCGTCGTTACAAGCCCAATCCCAGATCCCCAAACCTTTAGCCACATGGCGCCGAGCCTGCTCCAGCGTTAGGTACTGAAGATGTTTTTGCTTATCCGAAACAATGATGTTGGAGACGTTGGTTTCTGTAAGGGCATGTTCGGCAACAGCGAGCAAGCTGTTGGCATCGGCAGGTAAGTAAACGCGGGTAATCGAGCCTTTTTTGTTGCCGGCAAGGTCCATGAAACCTGGATCCTGATGGGTGAAACCGTTGTGATCCTGGCGCCAAACAGTGGAAGAGATCAAGCAGTTCCAAGGACCGATCGGAGCCCTCCAGGGAATCTGCTCACAGTGTTCCAGCCATTTGCAGTGCTGGTTATACATCGAAGAGATCACGTGGGCGAATGCCTCATAGGTATGGAAAAAGCCATTACGACCCGTGAGGAGATAACCCTCCATCATTCCCACCAGCGTGTGCTCAGACAGCATCTCAATGACCGAGCCATCTTTGGAGAGTTCGCCGCCTTCAAGATCCTCAGGCAGATCATTCGCCATCCAAACTTTCTTTGTGGCTTGATAAACGGCTTGAAGCCGATTGGAGTGGGTTTCATCTGGGCCGAACAAGCGGTAACCACCTGGGTTATCTCGGATCAAGTCACGAATGAGCTCGCCTAATGGATAAGTGTTCTCCGCTTCTGTGGTTCCCGGGTTCTGAACCTCCACGGCATGCTGCTCAATTGCGGAGAACAACAGCTCCTTGCGAAGCACACCTCCGTTGGTATGGGGATTGCTACCCATACGACGATCACCGCTCGGTGATAACTGACGAATATGCTCCATGACAGCTCCGTTCTCATCGAACAATTCCCACGGCCGGTAGCTCTTCATCCAATCTTCAAGAAGCCGTAGGTGGCTCTCATTGGTTTTCACATCAGCAACCGGAACCTGATGCGATCTCCAGAAGTTCTCGACTTTTTTACCATCAACTTCGCTTGGGCCTGTCCAACCCTTCGGAGAGCGAAGAACGATCATGGGCCAGTGAGGCCGGAAAGCTTTGCCGCTACTGCGAGCCTGTTGTTGATGCTGCTGTATTTCAAGAACGGCCTGTTCCATGGCGATCGCCATGGAACGATGCATCGTCATCGGGTCGGAGACTTCAACGAAGATCGGTGTCCAGCCATAGCCCTTGAACAAGGATTCAAGCTCCTCATGATCGATCCGACTGAGGATGCTCGGATTAGCAATCTTGTAGCCGTTCAGATGCAGGACTGGTAGGACCGCACCATCGCGAATGGGGTTGAGGAACTTATTGATATGCCAACTTGTCGCCAAGGGGCCGGTTTCCGCTTCGCCATCGCCCACACAGGCGATGGTGATCAACCCTGGGTTGTCTAAAACCGAACCGCAGGCATGGGAGAGGACATAGCCGAGCTCACCGCCCTCGTGGATCGAACCAGGCATCTCGGCAGTGCAGTGACTGCCGACATGTCCTGGAAAAGAAAACATCTTGAAGAACTTTCTGAGCCCTTCTGCATCGATTGATTTATCTGGGTAGCGCTCGGTATAGCTTCCATCGAGATAGACCGGGCCACGGACTCCTGGGGCCCCATGCCCCGGTCCAGACATGTAAATCATGTCCAGGTTGTATTGATTAATCAGCCGGTTGGCGTGGGTCCAGATAAAGGCCTGACCTGGACTACTTCCCCAGTGACCGAGCAGACGGTTTTTGATGTGCTCGGGGCGAAGCTGCTCCTTGAGCAGGGGATTGTCCTGCAAATAAATCATGCCGACGGCGAGGTAATTCGCTGCTCGCCAGTAAGCGTCAAGTGCCAGAAGCACCTCGACATCAGGTGCAGAGATTTCGATGGTCGTCTGACGGAGTGAGCTCGACATGGATTGCAATTCAACGATGGTTTGTGGGATGAGCACACACCATCGCGTTGTTTTTAGCGCTCAGAATATGTGAATGCATGCACCATAGACATCATTTTCTGTTTGAGCCGAATCTGCAACACTCTCGCGAGAAGAGGATCAAGTTGAGAATGGAAGCGCCAGCAAGCGCTTAATCAAACAGGTTGTCACTTTCTGCGACAGACGCATCACAACTTTTAAACTTCTATCAAGCACTGTAAGTTAAGAAGACAACATCCAAGAACTTACGATTCATTCTATTGCCTGAAAACTTCTCGGACAATTCAACCAAGGTGAAACTTTTGACAATCGGAGGCGTGCAGAGCATATCCGCTGTTCGAGAGGAGTAAACCGTGGAGACCGACCAACCCGTAAGCAATCGCTTTCAACACAAGTTGGGTGCAGCCCTTGGCACCAATGACATTGGCAAGATGCATTTTCACTGTTTCCAGTGAAATCAACAATTGGTTGGCAACCGCTTAGTTGCTCAAGCCAAAAACCAGGGCTGACACCACTTTGATTTCTCGCTTCGATAGCTGCTCCACAAAAGGCGGAACATCCTGCCTGGGAAATTGGACTCTCAAACGATATGTCTCGCGCCCAAGCTGCCGAGGCAAAGCTACCCAAGACATCTACCCAAGACATCTATATAACAGCAGCAAAGACGATCACTGAGGCATAGAGGGATCAATCGTCAACCAGACCATGCAATTTGGCGAAAGGATCCCAGCTCGGATCGCGATGCCAGTCGTACTCCGCAAAATTGGCGGCTTGCTCTGCCGCTTGCTGGCTGACCAGCTTGGCAATGACAGCGAGCGACATATCAATTCCAGCGGACACGCCCGATGAGGTGAAGAACTTGCCATCTTCCACCCAGCGCGCTTGTTTCTGCCACTGCACCTTCTC
This portion of the Synechococcus sp. ROS8604 genome encodes:
- a CDS encoding phosphoketolase, with translation MSSSLRQTTIEISAPDVEVLLALDAYWRAANYLAVGMIYLQDNPLLKEQLRPEHIKNRLLGHWGSSPGQAFIWTHANRLINQYNLDMIYMSGPGHGAPGVRGPVYLDGSYTERYPDKSIDAEGLRKFFKMFSFPGHVGSHCTAEMPGSIHEGGELGYVLSHACGSVLDNPGLITIACVGDGEAETGPLATSWHINKFLNPIRDGAVLPVLHLNGYKIANPSILSRIDHEELESLFKGYGWTPIFVEVSDPMTMHRSMAIAMEQAVLEIQQHQQQARSSGKAFRPHWPMIVLRSPKGWTGPSEVDGKKVENFWRSHQVPVADVKTNESHLRLLEDWMKSYRPWELFDENGAVMEHIRQLSPSGDRRMGSNPHTNGGVLRKELLFSAIEQHAVEVQNPGTTEAENTYPLGELIRDLIRDNPGGYRLFGPDETHSNRLQAVYQATKKVWMANDLPEDLEGGELSKDGSVIEMLSEHTLVGMMEGYLLTGRNGFFHTYEAFAHVISSMYNQHCKWLEHCEQIPWRAPIGPWNCLISSTVWRQDHNGFTHQDPGFMDLAGNKKGSITRVYLPADANSLLAVAEHALTETNVSNIIVSDKQKHLQYLTLEQARRHVAKGLGIWDWACNDDCGTDLDEPDVVLASAGDIPTKECLAAIEILRDQIPQVKVRYVNVVKLFALAPATEHPHGLIERDFNSLFPPSKPVIFNFHGYPWLIHRLVYRWDQQSRFHVRGYKEQGNINTPLELAISNQIDRFNLVIDVIDRVDFLGYRAAHVKERMKDEIQKHRVYAYTHGMDAPEINNWRWTTLS